The Dioscorea cayenensis subsp. rotundata cultivar TDr96_F1 chromosome 18, TDr96_F1_v2_PseudoChromosome.rev07_lg8_w22 25.fasta, whole genome shotgun sequence genome includes the window aatatcatgaatggctttaacaataaaatctaaagttattaaataattatgttgatgatttacagtaatcagaaattatatatatctatatatataatataggtTTATACGTGATTTACTTACCTGTCTAACACCAAACTAAAAGCACTccgaaattaggcttccacaaAATATCCTATAATTGAGAGTATATTCCACAGACATTAAAACGCTAACTATACTAAATGTACAAAGGGATAAAAACCACACTAATAAATACAGTACCCAAAATGTAcaacaatttaatatatatatatatatatatatattacgtaTATGAATATATGTGTATGGGTGTACAGtgaatttaatttttccatGCTGCTAGTGTCCactcatttaatatatatatatatacacaaacaatATACGCCAGGAGTTACACACAATATATAGTTACACAGAACTTCACAAATTTCTATGAAATCAAGTATCTAAAGACATGCATGTAGAAGTCATTATGGTTGAAACATTATAATGGGTTACAGttcaaattaatcacaaaaCTCAGTTAATGTTGATGCAACAATAATGGGTCTCACAAAAGCATAAATACAATCTAAGCTTATATCATATATACACTAAAACTTATGGTTTGCTTGAGGTTTCATAATCTAGGAAGGTTCCATCAACACGGTATCCAAGAAAATAGTTATTATTACTAGCCACTCAACTAACCTGAGATCAAAGTGCAGGATTCTTCTAATATATCTGTATATACATGCTGTAACATTGGAagctattaaataaaaatcagccTATCATGTGTTCTTTAAGTGATAACACACTTATTACATTATTCATTCATAACCATTGGTCTCATGATCAAAGTCCTGTCATCTAATAAAATTCAcgtaataagaataaataaccAATGCCGGCActcttcaaataattaaataaatttcatatttaaataagaATGTCGAGAAGCCTTACAATCTCATTCAGTTGCATCGAATATAACATATAGTCAAAATTCAAACTTATTTTCTCTACTCTTCCAAACTCCAAAACCCAAATATAATTTAACcctaaaaatatatcaaaccaTACAGATTTCTAAGAAACGGAAAAATACCTGATGACTTTTGAAGGGTAAAACCAGGTACTCTTCTGACTactcttcaaaccctagaacCATTTAACCCAAAAGGAAACCCTAAGAATTACGGAATCAAAAcaagaactaaaataaatagatcaaagAAGGGGAAAAACTTACCACGAATACTTCTAGATGAGTACTCGACACGGAAGATTTCCTCGCCCTTGCTACACACCCCCAAGGTTGGACAACAAACGAAAGAGGAAGGCTACGAATTATctaattttaggaattttaatttatcccGTAACCACTAGCGGTTGCCAGGAACGTGGGGGCTCACGATCCCTGAAAGATAAGGTTGGTTTCAgactttaaattaaatttaaaaagataaaaaatttaaataacaagtgGGGTCCACAGTAAGAgaaataacttttttatattttaactaaaaatataaaaatatctagcAAACAGGTTCAATGTCCAACGTTCTAGAAAACAGAAGTGCTTGccactttgtaaaaaaaaaacttcaaaatagtGAGATATCTTTTTATTCCTCCCATTGAATGAGCATGCATCCTGATCTTTTTGGTGATATTCAGCTTTTCAATTCCTTTCTCCTCTCTTCTTTCGGTGATTGCTCCTGCCACCTCCTCCTAATCCTTCCTCCAAAAAACATGCACCAAttaaaatacacatatatatcaCATGCTAGCATGCATGcatttgtctttttatttatttatcttacaTTTTTTGCCAAACATGACAATGAATATAGCattgaaaaacacatgaaaTCAGCTAAAACCGCCCTATAATACACCAAAATACATTTCCCTAGACCCCAGGAATAATAAATCTTATGGTAGCTAGTACTAttatcatttgaaaaatatatatatatatatgtttttcaatatttaaatcattaacctcatcaaataaaaaaataacatggaaAATATGGCCATGTTCCAACCAAAATCTCCGGGGAAGGAAAATGATCTAATCTTGTAAATCAAGGAAAGTCTCACTCACTCATTTCTTCAAGTGAATATGCACTAAAATAATTGGGGATGGATAAAAGTTGCAAGTCCGGGATCATGTTGTCAAACAGAAATAAATATCTTACACCAACCTTTAGACAGGAAAATGAAGGGAGAATGAATTATTAATCAGACCAAAGTCACAACCTCTGATTTGTACCTGCTGTTGCCTGAAAAATATGCAAGTTTGCCATCCCCACTAGTGCATGTTGCATGTCTTCATTCACCCACCCATTTGCCTTCAACTTCACGGGTCCTTGAATCAGATgaagaaattatatttatatatcctTTTAATAAGAGACATCATGCATGGGGTCTTTCTTTCATTACTTTCGATCCCTTTCACTCAATTACTCAATGGAATatctttacatatatataataaagtccAAAGGCCACCACCAACACATGAAAAGACTTGTCACGGTCTGTCACGAGAtaatgttagaaaaaaaaaaaaagaaaaaaagagcaaCCACTGTCAACTCTgctccttgttcttcttcttggacTACTTAACCAGCTGGGAAAGCTAGCTCACAAGCTCATCATTTCCAAGACCTTAAAATATCCATGCAGCTTACGTCCTCCTTGCTTTCTTTTTAAACTCAAATCCTCTTCCTCTTTCTCCTCACCAGTCACCActatgtcttcttcttctccttcatccaATAATATTCCATTCATCATGCAAACATCTCttgattctcttcttcttcttcttcttcttttggccACCTTCTTCACACCCTCATTATCATTGAATGTAACTGATGATCATAACTTATTAACCATAAAATCTCTATGCCAAACAACTCCATATCCAAACTCCTGCTTTGAAGCATTGAAGCTCTCCATCTCCATCAACATCAACCCTTCCattctctccttcctcctccAAACCCTGAACACAGCCATCTCAGAGTCCACCAAGCTCTCCTCCCTCCTCTCCCACTCCTCCACTAGCATCATAGAACACCAAAAAGGCTCCCTCCAAGACTGCCAAGAACTCCACCAAATCACCCTCACTTATCTAAAAAAATCATCTTCCATCATCAAGTCCAACTCCGACAAACTCTCCGACGTACGGTCTCATCTCAGCGCCGCACTCACTAACAAAGCCACATGTTTAGAAGGCCTTGCAACCGCTTCAGGGCCATCAAAACAAGCTCTCGTCTCCTCCCTCATCTCTACCTACGCTCATGTCACCAACTCCCTCTCCATCATCTCTAAACGCACCGCCGGCACCGGTAAAAAAGGCAGGAAACTCTCCGGCGAGCTCCCAAAATGGTTAACTAGAAAAGATCGGAGGTTACTGCAAAGTGACGATGATTATGACAATGAGTATGATCCGGCGTCCATTCTGACGGTGGCCGCCGACGGCACCGGAAACTTCACGACGATCAGCGACGCCATTGCTTTCGCCCCTAACAACAGTGATTACCGGACGGTGATCATCGTCAGAGCTGGGGTTTATGATGAGCACGTTGAGATCCCGAGCTACAAACCTAATATTGTGCTCCTCGGAGAGGGCAGTGACGTCACCATCATCACCGGCAACCGTAGCGTCGCCGACGGCTGGACTACTTTCCGGTCGGCCACTGTCGGTGAGTATAATTAACCTCTTTTCTTGAAACTCAGATTTCTATGCACATGATTCATTAATGATCGTTAAATGAAAATTGTCCTGCTTAAAGCTAATTAAactcattttataatatatatatatatataattaggacaaaaatataatttttatttgtttatttatataataggtATTCTTTCCCCATTGAttaaagttttttgttttgtttggtgAGCATTTCAATTCATAGCTAAAGACCAATCCtttaatttgatgaaaaatatcaaacatgaaCATGATGGCTATAACTGTTATTTTGTATCTATGCTCTTGATGCATATTGTTGATACAAAGAAGATGTTACATTCATTTGTCTACtacttataataaaatatttaagacCTCATTgataattgattaaataatttctttgaTGTGAATGTTACTTTGTCTTTTACTTCAAGTGGATGTTGTacctgatttttattttaatgtttatttttatttaataaaattatgatttatttatttttataaaaaaattaatttggtgTGAAAATATTTGGCAGCTGTATCAGGACAAGGATTCTTAGCACGAGATTTAACGATCATGAACACGGCCGGGCCGGTCAAGAACCAGGCTGTTGCGCTGCGAGTGAATGCCGACTTGTCTGCCGTCTACCGGTGCAAAATTGATGGTTATCAAGACACACTCTATGTCCACTCCTTTCGACAATTTTACCGGGAATGTGATATCTTCGGCACTGTCGACTTTGTCTTCGGCAACTCGGCCGTGATCTTCCAAGGTTGCAACCTGGTAGCCAAGAAGCCATTGCCAGGGCAATCCAATGTGATCACTGCTCAGTCTAAAGATGACCCAAATGAAGTCACTGGAATATCAATCCAGAATTGCAGTGTATTAGCATCAGATGATCTATCAACCAGTCAAGGTGGCACTAGGACCTATTTGGGCAGACCATGGAGGATATACTCCACAACAGTCTACATTGAGTCTTATATTGACTCATTGGTTGATCCACTTGGCTGGCAAAGGTGGTCATCAGGTGATGAAGGCTTGGACACACTTTATTATGGAGAGTATGAAAACTTTGGACCTGGTTCATCGACTAATCATAGGGTTGATTGGCCTGGTTACCATATCATGGACTATGATGATGCATTCAACTTTACTGTGTCCGAGTTCATCTATGGTGATGAGTGGTTGGATTCCACCtcttttccttatgatgatggcgtataaatatatatttaatctttctccattattcattattttcacattatatatatttttcacatgTATACATCTTTGTACTGGCTTTAATGTTTATcactatatatatttgtctaatTAACTGTGcatatttaattacttttatcgTCTTTGATTAattgagcatatatatatataccttataGAAACTCATGAAAGCATTACTGTTATTAACTATATATAATGAtgatacattaattaattaattaatcaagcaAGAAGCTGAATGATAAGATCAACCAAGTCACACAGCAAGACAGGATCATGCATGGCATCATGGACAGGAGACTGAATGCCACGTTGATTGAAAGCACTGTCACAAACATCTGAAGACTTTTCAGCAACTCTAACTGCAGTCAAAGCATCTTGAGCATACCCATTTGACACTAAATTTTGTGCAACCTTCAACTCGGTAGTACCTCTATTTACTTCATCAGAGCATGCATTCAAAGCATCAAGGACTGTTTTGTTTGTGGTCTTTGATTGAAGATCACTAAGCATGTTGATTATGCCTACCAAGTTGTCAAGGGAGAGGTTGATGGTTATGCCTACAAGTCCTTTTGCGTCTACGTCATTGCTGCCATTGATTGGTTGGAGACTTCGAACGCAGAAGTCATAGGTCACGatggttgatgatgatgttgctTGCTTGCAAAGTTCTTGGAGGTTGGCGGTAGCGCCGGCGATAATGAGGAGGAGGACAAGGAGAGTGACGAAGATGGAGAAGGACTTCatgttaattctttttttttttctctcttctttgcttcttcttggCTTCTTTCAAGTGTTTCTCGGTGTTATATAGATGGTATATTAATTAAGGATGGGGATTATTAATTCATTGTGGTTGTTTATGGGAGTGTATTTCTTTGAAGATAATTGGAGATGTGGCACTGAATCTATGCTTGGAGATTCATAGAGATTTCAAGagattatactatatatatatactagctACCACTGAATCTATGCTAGGAGATTCATAGAGATTTCAAGAGATTataattatactatatatactACCATTTGTCTTTTTGTTGAAATTCCATTCACTTTTACAAGTAATCTACATATATATGCTAGGAGATTCATAGAGATTTCAAGAGATTATTCTATATATACTAccatttctttttgttgaaatTCCATTCACTTTTATAagtaaactatatatatatatatatatatataaacagtcACTTTGATGATAATTTGTTCATGTAATggattattttggtttttaattgaagATTGGAGATGTTGACTTTGTGTGTTTggcttttttatcttttattgaaTATgaattgtgtgtatatatatatatataattatttatgatcataataataatcactggtattataaaatacaataaaatattatcattgaTGTGCAAAATATCATTAACATGCATTAATAGATGTATACTATAGATAAagacataaatacacacatacatatatacgtGTATACACTTGTGTATATTTATGTATGAAAGATACATCAACTGAAGACATTTGTAGAACATCCGCAGTTTAGCACAGTAGTAATTAGAGTGGTTGAGTTTATTAGTTTCagcttttgtttttaaaaagttgTTGTAGTAGAAATAGAGTTCAATAGTCCAGATTGCTCAAGATACTGTACTGCAATTGATTGAACGGTTCAGATGAAAACATTGTGCTTTCCATTTTTCGCTATATAtagtgctatatatatattcattagcACGCAtacttatacaaatatatatgtatacatgtagaAGGGGGCACGTGCCCAGTTAAGCTGGGCTGACAACCCGCAACCGGCCTGCACTATAGCTGGTCTGGTTACAGCTGGAGATACCCCCAACCTGTGGCCCATTGGGTGACCCGGGTCAGTCACCCAAAGGCCCAAGACACAATCCACTTCGACTACAATTCATTCTTAGTATGTCGTTGgcaaaaaaaacctatatatagATGGTCATAGGATATCGACTTTGTTTCATTCCAATTCTTTGAGAACATGAACTTAAATATGAATTTCAATGTTATTAAATAGtggaaaaagtaataaaaactcACACTATATATAATTAGGTATACAATACATTTTTGCGTGTTTTATTATAGAAAGCCTTAAGTCAAGGATGAGGTCAACCTCGATTGTAATGAATATTTAAATGAATGGTAACTTCGATTTAAAGTAAGAGAActgcataaattttaatttcactaACATATACTTACCAAGATAGTATATATGTCGAAAACTTGATCGataggaagaaaaaaattgtttttatcttttcttaaattaattTGACTTGTCCcaaattcttttaaattattaacaattatttataaatttttcatttttaagattataattttaaaaaagcattgtgatttctttttatttatttaatccgAAGTAAGACTCCATATTTCTTGTAAGATATATTAATGGGTTGGGCCTTGTGACTttagtcaaaaataaaaaaaaataaaaaaattaaaatcttagcATTTGGcaaaatttacttttattatcTTTGATTAAGCATATaccttaaagaaaaaaagaaagcaccTCATGAAAgcattattgttaattattttaactatatatatatatatataatgatgatacatttaattaatcaagcaaGAAGCTGAATGATAAGATCAGCCAAGTCACACACCAAGACAGGATCATGCATGGCATCATGGACAGGAGACTGAACGCCACGTTGATTGAAAGCATTGTCACAAACATCTGAAGACCCTTCAGCAACTTTAACTGAAGTCAAAGCATCTTGAATGCGCCCATTTGACACTAAAGTTTGTGCCATCTTCAATTGGGTATTACCATTGTTTATTCCATCAGAGCATGCATTCAATGCATCAAGGACTGTTTGGTTTGTGGTCTTTGATTGAAGGTCACTAAGCATGTTGATTATGCCTACCAAGTTGTAAATGGAGAGGTTGATGGTTATGCCTGCAAGTCCTTTTGCGTCTACTTCATTGCTGCCATGGATTGGTTGGAGACTTTTAATGCAGAAGTCATAGGTCACGATGGTTGATGATGCTGTTGCTTGCTTGCATAGTTCTTGGAGGTTGGCGGTGGCGCCGGCGAtaatgaggaggaggaggaggaggaggagagtgacaaagatggagaaggacTTCATGttaatttgctttttttttctttctattctttgcttcttcttggCTTCTTTCAAGGATTTCTGTGTGTTATATAGATGGTGTATTAATTAAGGATGGGGATTATTAATTGTGGTTATTTATGGGAGTGTATATCTTTGGAGATAATTGGAGATGTGGCACTGAATCTATGCTTGGAGATTCATAGAGATTTCAAGAGATTTTACTATATACTACCATTTGTCCTTTGTTGAAATTCCATtcacttttataaataaactataaaaaaaaaacagtcaCTGTGATGATAATTTGTTCATGTAATggattattttggtttttaattgaagATTGGGCAAAAGATGTTGACTTTGCGTATTTGGCATTTTTATcttgtataaaatataaattgtatacataaaaaaattagttatgaTCATAATAATAATCAGCAGtattataaatacaataaaataatattgtcaTTGATGTGCAAAATATCATTAACATGCATTAGTAGATGTATATTATAGATAAAGacataaatacacatacatGGATACAttcgtgtatatttatatatttatctattatcAATGTATGGTATATTCATACATGCATATCCATAAATACCAATGTTACGAtgtatacatacacacatacctatgcatatatatatatatatatatagggggcACAGATCAGGCAGAGCAGGCAACCAGCAACCAGCCCGCATTATAATGGACCCACTTACGAGTGGGGGTACCCACAATCTGTTGCGCATCGGGTTAGTGATCAACCGGGAGGCCCAAGACAATAACTGCAGTTCATTCTTAGTATATTATTGGGAAAAGCTATATATAGATAGCCATAAGATGTCAACTTTACTTTCCTTCCAAATTCTCTGAGAATATCAACATAGATATGAATTTCAATGTTCTTGAACAGTGGCAAAGTA containing:
- the LOC120282711 gene encoding probable pectinesterase/pectinesterase inhibitor 12, translated to MSSSSPSSNNIPFIMQTSLDSLLLLLLLLATFFTPSLSLNVTDDHNLLTIKSLCQTTPYPNSCFEALKLSISININPSILSFLLQTLNTAISESTKLSSLLSHSSTSIIEHQKGSLQDCQELHQITLTYLKKSSSIIKSNSDKLSDVRSHLSAALTNKATCLEGLATASGPSKQALVSSLISTYAHVTNSLSIISKRTAGTGKKGRKLSGELPKWLTRKDRRLLQSDDDYDNEYDPASILTVAADGTGNFTTISDAIAFAPNNSDYRTVIIVRAGVYDEHVEIPSYKPNIVLLGEGSDVTIITGNRSVADGWTTFRSATVAVSGQGFLARDLTIMNTAGPVKNQAVALRVNADLSAVYRCKIDGYQDTLYVHSFRQFYRECDIFGTVDFVFGNSAVIFQGCNLVAKKPLPGQSNVITAQSKDDPNEVTGISIQNCSVLASDDLSTSQGGTRTYLGRPWRIYSTTVYIESYIDSLVDPLGWQRWSSGDEGLDTLYYGEYENFGPGSSTNHRVDWPGYHIMDYDDAFNFTVSEFIYGDEWLDSTSFPYDDGV
- the LOC120282140 gene encoding uncharacterized protein LOC120282140, whose amino-acid sequence is MKSFSIFVTLLVLLLIIAGATANLQELCKQATSSSTIVTYDFCVRSLQPINGSNDVDAKGLVGITINLSLDNLVGIINMLSDLQSKTTNKTVLDALNACSDEVNRGTTELKVAQNLVSNGYAQDALTAVRVAEKSSDVCDSAFNQRGIQSPVHDAMHDPVLLCDLVDLIIQLLA
- the LOC120282141 gene encoding cell wall / vacuolar inhibitor of fructosidase 2-like, with the translated sequence MKSFSIFVTLLLLLLLLIIAGATANLQELCKQATASSTIVTYDFCIKSLQPIHGSNEVDAKGLAGITINLSIYNLVGIINMLSDLQSKTTNQTVLDALNACSDGINNGNTQLKMAQTLVSNGRIQDALTSVKVAEGSSDVCDNAFNQRGVQSPVHDAMHDPVLVCDLADLIIQLLA